ACATTTCCAATTCAGTCCTGCTTCACCTTTACATATAGCAATTTAGTCCACTTTTACAACTTCTAAAAGCAAATTCAGTTCCAATTCCAAAATTCAGCAAATTCCGACATTTTATTCAACTGCAATCTATTGCTATCTcaatattacttttaatttcaattcaattattcaGCATTTATTAAAGAGACCCAATGGAAATTCAATTCTTTATTTCTTTCGTCCAGTCGTTTAATTAGAAGTTAGATCTGCGCAATTCACATCATAGTTAAGATCTTATCGTCCTTGTACACCTGCAATTCAATTCTCACACGTGTGAAGGGCTATCCAACTTTTGACAAGCACTTTGTTGATGAAAAAATCAATTTAGCGCAGAAATAGTAATTTAGTTACTTAGTCATACTCTGCATGAACCCTCCAATCtaagggagaagaagaagaagattacAATGAAAGTGAAGGATCCAATTCGGAGTATGATTCGGATATTAAGGCATTCTTCATCTTCAATACAATAATACTATCAAATGCAAGAAATAAGAGATTTTGGCATTGAAAGCTTCCCATGTTTACCAGAATCCTCAGAAATTCGTCAGCAAAGACTCTGTGGGAGTTCATTCTATGGCTGTAGCATCATTAGGAGAAATAATATCATCACTGGCCAATGTTGTTAAGCCCATGAAAAAAGCGGTGTTTTCTCCTCTTCGAATGCTTTCCAAAACCCTTTGACATGACATAGGGGACAAAATTAACCTGCATTTGAGACAATTACTCAAAATTCACAGGGCATGCACACATCCCAATTCAGTTGATATTTCCACATAGATACTAAAGCAAGTGATTTGAGAAaaatagtttcttttgattaacAAATGTGAATAGCACTAGTATCCTCAAAAATCTGAATGGCTTCATAATTTATGCACGATAATGGATAGCTAAAGGTGATGTGGGAGCCAAAACCATCAGTCCAAGTAGTTGTACGAGATCCTTGAAATTATTCTTTGAAGTTTAACATTGTCTGACCTTTCTGTGATGAACACGGTGAAGAAGGATTTCTAATTTCAAATGACATGAAAAATGCAAATGGATTTTATAATAGATGTGGCAATATAATGTAATAAATTTGTGCACAACAAACTAACACATGCAACTCATAAACCTCCACGAAATAATTGCAAGAAGTAGAACTAAAACCTGAGAATTATTGCGGACGCCGAAATCATGAAGTGCAGAGTTGTCATCAAGGAGCTTTTGATTATTGCAGGATATTGCAAAATTTTCCCATACATGCTTCCTGCAACCACAAAAACTTgctgattaaaaaataaaataaaataaatttaaaaaaaccaAATTCATATACTGTAAAGTTTACCAGCAATGAATTGAAACATTAACATTAACCAGAAAAAGTATTGCTCGGACTATACACAACTAATCCAAAAAAGATTGGAAGAAGGGAATTTATTCAATGAAATTTAGCTTACCATGAAATATGGCGATGACCCATCTTGGATTGCTCCATTTCAATCACTTTCTTCTTTATTGCAAGCTTCAAATCTTTGACTGTCGCCGAATTCATCATCGCCACATCTTCAACAAAATCAATCAATTAGTCAATTGTGCTCACATGTGGCATTTTTAACCTGATTGCAACAATACCAACAAGAGAAGTGTATGGTGCACATACCAAATGAGGTGCCATCTAGTTTAAGGACGGAGATGCGCATAGCACTGCCCAATTCAAGACTAATGAGAGTATCAACATCGGTTAAGGTGGGTTTCCTAGGTACATCGGCGAGTATAGGATCATCAAGTAGAGCTGCAAGAGTTGACTGCAGTTTTGCTTTCTTAACATTGCTGCTATTGTAGCCAATATCTTCTTCTCCCTTGGAAATTGATTCTTTTTCCATCAGTCTCTCTAGAAATCATAAAATCTTATTACTGATTTTATAgaaattgaaaagtaaaaaggCAGCAGCAATTCCTCTTCTCCTTTCCAATTGGAACACACATTTGTGGTGACAGGCAAACCAACTAAGTTTAAATGACAATAGAGGGAATGTTTGGTTGGCTTTGGCCTTGCTAAATGGCCATAAAAGTGGATGAAGATAGTCAATCTAATGAAATTATCCTGATGCACATGAACCTTATGAacagaggaagaagaaaaatctTCATCATCTCATGACCAGATAGTCAAGTGGAAGTCAAATTTTAAGATAAGAAAGgataataactttttatttatttaatttgacaaAGTGAGTGAATAAACCATATTTTATTGGAAATAGATTTAAGGGTcgaaattttaaaaagtcttttgaatatttataaaagaaattattatttatttaagaagGCAATTCTGCCTCAAAGAGAGTATGTTTTATTGACTGAATTAATATGAACCCAAACATCCATTCATTTCTCATTGGGCACCCAATTAAAACGAACATGTTAATTATTTCCGAAAGAGTTTTACTTATCAGTAGCCCCTACTCAACAAGCAAAGGTCCCATCATGCGCTAAATTTAACGATTAACCAAATTCacattaaatcaattttttgttttgaaagaaaaaatgcaTACATTTCATTGTGCATTAAtaagatgcaaataaacaaaGCAAATAAGGTAAACAATTTAtagcaaaattaaattattatgggtggtaattttagaaattataccTCAGTAATCACAGCATTCGGGCTCAAAGCAGGgataatttttgaaataaagaTTAAAGATGGACAAAGGAAGTAAATTATGTGAATACCAAAGTCTCCGGCGCAAGAAATCCGATTGTGAATCCGGTGAATGAAGAATCTTTAGCTCAGGTGTTGAACTACAGTCCAGCTTCGTTGGTCTGGCGCGATGTGCATCTGTGAAGTGAGAGGGGAGACGCTATCGCTGACGGAAATGGTGCTACAGTGCTCGATCCTGATGGTGGTTGATTCACTGGTAATGCTCGAGGTCTTATTGAGATCGCTGGTGACCCCCGGCTGCTGGGACACGAACTCGAGGGATCAGCTGGGTGCGGCttgggatttggttttgctggGAGATCTAAGGGCGGCGATGCTGGCAGAGATGGGGGAGAGGAAATGATGGGGAAGAAGGAGAAGGGCGTGGGTCTCGCTGCTACACCCGCTGGTGGCTTCGATGGTACGAGCAGGAGAAGGAAAAATGAGCTGGTAGCAGTCGATTTTAGGAATGGAAAGCCGCCGATCGTGGAGAAGTTGGGTTCTGTCCAGGAAAATGGTATGGGTTCCGGAGAGAGGATACGGGTCTGTTGAAGAAACGAAGAAGGTGAGGGCGATGAGAGACAGAGCAGGTTTCGTCAGTGGAGGAAGAAGAGGGTGCCGGCAGCGTATCGTGAATGATTCGGGAGATGGGGAGCTGGCTCTGTGAACTAGTTGAGGAGACTGGGGTGCTCGATGGGGATGACAAATGGAAGGAGATGGGTTCGTCGGGTGAAGAGGGAAAGGGTGAAGGGGACTCTCGTGGTTAGACGTGGCCAGGGACCGTGAACCAGACCGATCAATCTGTTTCTGAACCGGACCGGAAACTTAAATTAAGGAACCGGTTACAGTTTTCTCCTGCAAACTAAAATTGAAAGAGGCCAATTCGAATTAGCGATTCAAacgattcagtttaattttatatttataaaataaatattttataaaattataatagttaatattaatagataaataaattaaattattgaataattaaattttaactttttaatttataaaaaatattattacaattaaatataatattattttttatattatatataatattatttatttttttattatataaacggatacattttatacaattaaaacATGTATTCAACAATATTTAAGattcttatttatttcattatattatatttaattttatttaaatttatttttaaattttttaaaattcaagcaGTATTCaccatttataatttaaatttaat
This is a stretch of genomic DNA from Manihot esculenta cultivar AM560-2 chromosome 2, M.esculenta_v8, whole genome shotgun sequence. It encodes these proteins:
- the LOC110609755 gene encoding U11/U12 small nuclear ribonucleoprotein 25 kDa protein isoform X1 gives rise to the protein MEKESISKGEEDIGYNSSNVKKAKLQSTLAALLDDPILADVPRKPTLTDVDTLISLELGSAMRISVLKLDGTSFDVAMMNSATVKDLKLAIKKKVIEMEQSKMGHRHISWKHVWENFAISCNNQKLLDDNSALHDFGVRNNSQVNFVPYVMSKGFGKHSKRRKHRFFHGLNNIGQ
- the LOC110609755 gene encoding U11/U12 small nuclear ribonucleoprotein 25 kDa protein isoform X2; its protein translation is MEKESISKGEEDIGYNSSNVKKAKLQSTLAALLDDPILADVPRKPTLTDVDTLISLELGSAMRISVLKLDGTSFDVAMMNSATVKDLKLAIKKKVIEMEQSKMGHRHISWKHVWENFAISCNNQKLLDDNSALHDFGVRNNSQKGQTMLNFKE